The sequence CCTTTTGAGACCTTTCTTCCAGTAGTCTGTTGTGATGATGAATGAGTGGTTGTGTTGTGGTTCtagcttttgtttgattttgcagATCcgatttgttttcttaatttccaACATTCAATTACACTTGTGGCCGGTTCTTTTGGTGTTGTAATTTTTGAACTCAAATGTTTGTGATATGGAAgtcaattttttcctttttctttttaaaaccaCCTCTTCTATTTTTCCCAAGGGATTCCATTAGCGAGTAACAAAATTAGTTATGGAGACTTGTCTTTGTGGTTTCGATTCTTGAACTCAAATGCCTTCTCTATTCTTCTCCCTGCTGCCACAATAGCTGAAACAAGAAAAGGTGTTGTTTACAAAGTAGTGTTTTCTTCGTGGGTAAATGCGGACCCAACAAGCTGCTGAAATGTCAGGTGGTCTGGAAATGCAGGGCTGAAATATCTTGGCCTTGCTTCGGTGCAAAACAAGTAAATAACACCAGTCTGTCTGTCATTGAAGACGATACGCTGCcgaccataaaaaaatagaaaaaccttTCCAACACAAAAAAAGTGTAAAAGATGTGATGTTGCTTTAGAATTGTTTTGTATTGTATGACGCCAGGATACTATACATAATTGCATTTATAAAAATCTACTTTtcgtttattttatatatgataattttaaccaaatatatagtTTCTAAAAACACAAGTACAAACATTTTACAATGCCAAGCACACACTTGCGCATGCCAGTAGGGTGACTAGCGGTGTCTGCACCTGCTGGAATGCAGCAGCAGCAATCTATGAGCTAAAAACAGGATTAGACGAAGTAGCAATTGCCTTCAGCAAGCTCAagatatgaaaacaaaatattgcatTAGCTCATaccagtttattttttattacaacttttaatattttcagcaGATGAATACAGAAATGTAATTAATAACTGCTCAAAACTGGAGAACATGGTCGAGAAACTCAAGAGCTCTTGGATGCAAATATCTCCAGCAAGGAAGACCAGGTACCGGTGACAGCAATGATGACACCAAAAACCACGAAAGCCCCATCCAAGAGCAAACCATTCCAACCCAGCTCTTCCTTGAACACCAACAGATGAAACAAAGAAGGCAACACAAACCCCAGAAGACAACACACGCTGCTCCCTACTAGAGACAAGAAATCTGCAAAATTAGGCACCAACAAAGCCACCAAACTCACTCCCAAAACAACCACCCATCTCAGCCATATAGAATACCTAGAATCACAAAACCTTCTCTCCACCACTTCATAAACTGGATTCATCATCAATGGGAATGTGAAGAACAGATTCACACACAAACCAATCTGCACAAGATTGCTCAGTAGTCCAGGTCCTAAATTGGTAGTGATTATATCCTTGGTATCTTCACCAAAAGCAAAGTAACCCAATACCCCAAAACCTCCATACAACAAAGAAATGAAAGCCATACATAACCCCAACACTCTCCCAAACTTGTCCTTGTCTTTAGCTTCAGTCTCCAATGGCAATACCATACCAATTCCTTCAAAGGCATAAACAGCCACACCTAAAccataaaagaaaacagagaaccCACCAAAAGCTTCTAAAGCTGgcctatttttcaaaaataccatCACATCCTCTACCATAACCACTCCCATAGCTCCAAGATCAACAACATCAGCAAAAATACTAAGTGGGGCCAAATGGGTCAATGTTGGAATTGAATTCAACCCCaactgaaaaggaaaacaaccCCATATATACAAAGCTTTGGGACTCAAAAAGCCCAAAATTCTATCACCGGATTGATGATTAACAACATAAGCTAAAGTGTtagcaataaaaataagataactaaCACAAAACCCAGCTTGTGCAAGAACAATCATAATATCAACAGCAAAACGACCTATAGGGCCACAAACAGTAAAACCCAGATCACCAAAAGATGTAATCTTTGAGAATCCTTCTAAAGATTCAAGCTTTCTACGAGTATGCACTAACAACATCATGCAATAGTAAGTCAGGAAAGCAACGGAGAAAACCATGATAGAGCCCATAACCCATCCTGTTTTCTTGAAAGTGTAAGGTAAGCCAAGAACTCCTGCACCAACTATAGCTATGAAAACATTTGCAAAGGTCTTGCCTTGAGAAGAAACTGGAGGTCTCTTGCTTAATAAAGGGGTGTCTTCTCTTGGAAACTTAGGTATCTTCAAAACATGTGAAGATGAACTTGCTTCCTTATCAAATCCCATGATTGAAAATCAGATGTTT is a genomic window of Populus alba chromosome 5, ASM523922v2, whole genome shotgun sequence containing:
- the LOC118029935 gene encoding amino acid transporter AVT3C translates to MGFDKEASSSSHVLKIPKFPREDTPLLSKRPPVSSQGKTFANVFIAIVGAGVLGLPYTFKKTGWVMGSIMVFSVAFLTYYCMMLLVHTRRKLESLEGFSKITSFGDLGFTVCGPIGRFAVDIMIVLAQAGFCVSYLIFIANTLAYVVNHQSGDRILGFLSPKALYIWGCFPFQLGLNSIPTLTHLAPLSIFADVVDLGAMGVVMVEDVMVFLKNRPALEAFGGFSVFFYGLGVAVYAFEGIGMVLPLETEAKDKDKFGRVLGLCMAFISLLYGGFGVLGYFAFGEDTKDIITTNLGPGLLSNLVQIGLCVNLFFTFPLMMNPVYEVVERRFCDSRYSIWLRWVVVLGVSLVALLVPNFADFLSLVGSSVCCLLGFVLPSLFHLLVFKEELGWNGLLLDGAFVVFGVIIAVTGTWSSLLEIFASKSS